A section of the Acidobacterium capsulatum ATCC 51196 genome encodes:
- the rplD gene encoding 50S ribosomal protein L4, translated as MANVDVLDLGGKKVGSLELADELFAPSEVNEALLWEAVKHYRASLRQGTHATKNKKLVSGSGKKLWKQKGTGRARVGSVRSPLWRHGGTVHGPQPRSYDYAFPKKKLMGALRSALAAKLADGKLIVVESFEVSEPKTKLYRTALDKLEANRSTLLVESSQSLTENLYLGARNLANVELVLNNEVHPYDLLRYERAIFSRAAIEKLQESLQKTVSRRRKAEVA; from the coding sequence ATGGCAAACGTTGACGTTTTGGATCTCGGGGGAAAGAAAGTCGGCTCGCTGGAGCTGGCCGACGAGCTTTTCGCTCCGAGCGAAGTGAATGAGGCGCTGCTCTGGGAGGCGGTCAAGCATTACCGCGCATCGCTCCGTCAGGGCACGCACGCCACCAAGAACAAGAAGCTCGTCTCCGGTTCGGGCAAGAAGCTCTGGAAGCAGAAGGGCACCGGCCGCGCGCGCGTTGGTTCGGTTCGCTCGCCGCTCTGGCGTCATGGCGGCACCGTGCATGGACCGCAGCCCCGCTCTTATGACTATGCCTTCCCGAAGAAGAAGCTCATGGGCGCATTGCGTTCGGCACTGGCCGCAAAGCTGGCCGATGGCAAGCTGATCGTCGTCGAGAGCTTTGAGGTAAGCGAGCCGAAGACCAAGCTGTATCGCACCGCGCTCGACAAGCTTGAGGCCAATCGCAGCACACTGCTGGTGGAGTCGAGCCAGTCGCTAACCGAGAATCTTTATCTCGGCGCCCGCAATCTGGCCAATGTCGAGCTGGTGCTCAACAACGAAGTGCATCCCTACGATCTGCTCCGCTACGAGCGGGCGATCTTCTCCCGGGCTGCCATCGAGAAGCTGCAGGAGTCGCTCCAGAAGACCGTCTCCCGCCGCAGAAAGGCTGAGGTGGCCTGA
- the rplC gene encoding 50S ribosomal protein L3: MSVTGILGKKIGMTQVFDEKGEVHPITVLQAGPCVITQLKTAAKDGYDAAQIGLVEFVKDSKVTKPMKGHFAKSDVAPVRMIKEVDVETAAPSAEGESNGAVKAGDRVLVDIFADEKYVDIIGTSKGRGFAGVVRRHGFGGGPKSHGHMFQVQGSIGASSFPSRVFPGQRMPGHMGTDRVTVRNLRIRGIDLDENLIMVEGAVPGPRDGYVLISKAKAPPRERRGFSGGGTVDPLKASKKASAKKK; the protein is encoded by the coding sequence ATGTCAGTTACAGGAATTCTGGGCAAGAAGATCGGCATGACCCAGGTGTTTGACGAGAAGGGCGAGGTGCACCCCATTACGGTGCTCCAGGCAGGCCCCTGCGTTATCACCCAGCTCAAGACCGCGGCCAAAGACGGCTATGACGCCGCGCAGATCGGCCTGGTCGAGTTCGTCAAGGACTCCAAGGTCACCAAGCCGATGAAGGGCCACTTCGCCAAGAGCGATGTCGCTCCCGTCCGCATGATCAAGGAAGTCGATGTCGAGACCGCAGCTCCCTCTGCCGAGGGCGAGAGTAATGGCGCGGTGAAGGCCGGGGATCGTGTCCTGGTGGACATCTTCGCTGACGAGAAGTATGTCGATATCATCGGCACCAGCAAGGGCCGCGGCTTCGCGGGCGTGGTTCGCCGTCATGGATTCGGCGGTGGCCCCAAGTCCCACGGTCACATGTTCCAGGTGCAGGGTTCCATCGGCGCCTCGTCGTTTCCCTCCCGCGTCTTCCCGGGCCAGCGCATGCCGGGCCACATGGGCACGGATCGCGTGACGGTTCGCAACCTCCGCATTCGTGGCATCGATCTTGATGAGAACCTCATTATGGTCGAGGGTGCGGTGCCGGGTCCCCGTGATGGTTACGTGCTGATCTCGAAGGCCAAGGCTCCGCCGCGCGAGCGCCGTGGCTTCTCCGGTGGCGGCACGGTTGATCCGCTGAAGGCTTCGAAGAAGGCAAGCGCCAAGAAGAAGTAA
- the rpsJ gene encoding 30S ribosomal protein S10 — protein MVGQRIRIRLKAYDYRVLDTSTGEIVDTAKRTGAQVAGPIPLPTVKNKYCVLRSPHVDKKSREAFEIRTHKRLIDILEPTQQTVDALMRLDLPAGVDVEIKAFEK, from the coding sequence ATGGTTGGACAACGGATTCGCATTCGGCTCAAGGCATACGACTACCGGGTGCTCGACACTTCGACAGGCGAGATCGTCGATACGGCCAAGCGCACGGGCGCTCAGGTCGCCGGCCCGATTCCCCTGCCGACGGTCAAGAACAAGTATTGCGTGCTTCGCTCGCCCCACGTGGACAAGAAGTCCCGTGAGGCCTTCGAAATTCGCACGCACAAGCGGCTCATTGACATTCTTGAGCCGACCCAGCAGACCGTGGACGCCCTGATGCGTCTGGACCTGCCGGCCGGTGTGGATGTCGAGATCAAGGCGTTCGAGAAGTAG
- the tuf gene encoding elongation factor Tu, whose amino-acid sequence MAKEKFDRSKPHVNVGTIGHIDHGKTTLTAAITKVLSKHNPNIAFRSFDTIDNAPEERERGITIATAHVEYETSNRHYAHVDCPGHADYIKNMITGAAQMDGAILVVAATDGPMPQTKEHVLLARQVGVPYIVVFLNKCDAVEDPELIDLVEMEVRELLSKYNFPGDDVPVIRGSALGGLNGEAQWEAKIDELMQAVDDNVPLPARAVDQPFLMPIEDIFSISGRGTVVTGRIERGKVKVGEEAEIVGFRDTRKTVVTGVEMFKKQLDEGMAGDNAGLLLRGVAKEDVERGMVLAKPGSITPHTKFKGEVYVLSKEEGGRHTPFFNGYRPQFYFRTTDVTGTAKLPEGTEMVMPGDNIALEIELHTPVAMEKGLRFAIREGGRTVGAGTISEILQ is encoded by the coding sequence ATGGCGAAGGAGAAATTTGATCGTTCGAAGCCTCACGTGAATGTGGGGACGATTGGTCACATCGATCACGGGAAGACGACGTTGACGGCAGCGATCACGAAGGTGTTGTCGAAGCACAACCCGAACATCGCGTTCCGTTCGTTCGACACGATTGACAACGCGCCGGAAGAGCGTGAGCGCGGTATCACGATTGCGACGGCGCACGTGGAGTATGAGACGTCGAACCGTCACTATGCTCACGTGGACTGCCCGGGCCACGCCGATTACATCAAGAACATGATCACGGGCGCGGCGCAGATGGATGGCGCGATCCTGGTGGTGGCAGCGACCGACGGTCCGATGCCGCAGACCAAGGAGCACGTTCTGTTGGCCCGCCAGGTGGGTGTGCCTTACATCGTGGTGTTCCTGAACAAGTGCGATGCTGTGGAAGACCCCGAGCTGATCGACCTGGTGGAGATGGAAGTGCGTGAGCTTCTGTCGAAGTACAACTTCCCAGGCGACGATGTGCCGGTGATTCGCGGTTCGGCCCTGGGCGGTCTGAACGGCGAGGCGCAGTGGGAAGCGAAGATCGACGAGCTGATGCAGGCCGTGGACGACAACGTGCCGTTGCCGGCGCGTGCGGTGGACCAGCCGTTCCTGATGCCGATTGAGGATATCTTCTCGATCTCTGGCCGCGGCACGGTAGTGACGGGCCGCATCGAGCGCGGCAAGGTGAAGGTGGGCGAGGAAGCCGAGATTGTGGGCTTCCGTGACACGCGCAAGACGGTGGTGACCGGCGTCGAGATGTTCAAGAAGCAGCTCGATGAGGGCATGGCCGGCGACAATGCGGGTCTGCTGCTGCGCGGTGTGGCGAAGGAAGATGTGGAGCGCGGCATGGTTCTGGCGAAGCCGGGATCGATCACGCCTCACACGAAGTTCAAGGGCGAGGTTTACGTGCTGTCGAAGGAAGAAGGCGGGCGTCACACTCCGTTCTTCAATGGCTACCGTCCTCAGTTCTACTTCCGCACGACGGACGTGACGGGCACGGCGAAGCTTCCGGAAGGCACGGAGATGGTGATGCCGGGCGACAACATCGCGCTGGAGATCGAGCTGCACACTCCGGTGGCGATGGAGAAGGGCCTGCGCTTCGCGATTCGCGAAGGCGGCCGCACGGTCGGCGCCGGTACGATCAGCGAAATCCTGCAGTAA